From Lonchura striata isolate bLonStr1 chromosome 3, bLonStr1.mat, whole genome shotgun sequence, one genomic window encodes:
- the KCNK12 gene encoding potassium channel subfamily K member 12: MMPPRGAVGSCRRRRLAPLNEDNGRFLLLAALIAAYLSAGATVFSALESPSEAAAQLRWNRTLHNFSRIFNISLPELRAFLRSYEAAMAAGIRVDALRPRWDFPGAFYFVGTVVSTIGFGMTTPATVAGKVFLIVYGLFGCAGTILFFNLFLERIISLLAFIMKACYERQLRRSGLLPPNFRRGPAVSGVGSLVGWKPSVYHVMLILGIFAIALSCCASAMYTAVEGWNYIDSLYYCFVTFSTIGFGDLVSNQNAVYQHQGLYRFGNFMFILMGVCCIYSLFNVISIVIKQILNWVLKKFECRCCPKCRKSSTRLSRRNAITPGARLRRHNVAMDADGQYDSDTEGRRLSGEMISMRELTASSKVSLAILQKQLSETANGYPRNVCINTRQNGFSAGVGSLAIMNNRLAETSDSR; encoded by the exons ATGATGCCCCCGCGGGGGGCGGTGGGCTCCTGCCGCCGGCGGCGCCTGGCGCCCCTCAACGAGGACAACGGGCggttcctgctgctggccgcccTCATCGCGGCGTACCTGAGCGCCGGCGCCACCGTCTTCTCGGCCCTCGAGAGCCCGTCGGAGGCGGCGGCGCAGCTGCGCTGGAACCGGACCCTCCACAACTTCAGCCGCATCTTCAACATCAGCCTGCCGGAGCTGCGCGCCTTCCTGCGGAGCTACGAGGCGGCCATGGCCGCGGGCATCCGGGTCGACGCCCTGCGGCCCCGCTGGGACTTCCCCGGCGCCTTCTACTTCGTGGGCACCGTCGTCTCCACCATAG GTTTTGGAATGACCACACCAGCAACCGTGGCTGGAAAAGTGTTTCTCATCGTTTATGGCCTTTTCGGGTGCGCTGGGACTATCCTCTTCTTCAACCTCTTCTTGGAGCGCATCATCTCTCTCCTGGCATTTATCATGAAGGCGTGCTATGAGAGACAGCTGAGAAGAAGTGGTCTCCTACCTCCCAACTTCCGAAGGGGGCCAGCTGTGTCCGGGGTGGGCAGCCTTGTAGGCTGGAAGCCGTCCGTTTACCACGTGATGCTGATCCTGGGAATTTTTGCTATTGCCCTTTCCTGCTGCGCCTCCGCCATGTACACGGCAGTGGAAGGATGGAACTACATTGACTCCTTGTATTACTGCTTTGTCACCTTCAGCACCATCGGCTTTGGAGATTTGGTAAGCAACCAAAACGCTGTGTACCAGCATCAGGGATTATACAGATTCGGGAACTTCATGTTTATATTAATGGGAGTATGTTGCATATACTCCCTTTTTAATGTCATCTCAATCGTAATCAAACAGATTTTGAACTGGGTGTTGAAAAAATTCGAATGCAGATGTTGCCCAAAGTGCCGTAAATCCAGTACCCGCCTCAGCCGTCGCAACGCCATCACCCCAGGAGCCCGCCTGCGCCGCCACAACGTCGCCATGGACGCTGACGGACAGTATGACAGTGACACCGAGGGCAGGAGGCTCTCTGGAGAGATGATCTCCATGAGGGAGCTCACAGCATCCAGTAAAGTCTCGCTGGCCATTTTGCAGAAGCAGTTGTCCGAGACAGCAAATGGCTACCCGAGGAATGTCTGTATCAATACGAGACAGAACGGTTTCTCTGCGGGGGTGGGGTCTCTGGCCATCATGAACAACCGCTTGGCAGAAACAAGTGATTCTAGGTAG